CCCTTCtgaatgttaataaataataagcatACAGTCACTcactttttcttgtttctgtttttcactaaGTAGGACTGAGAGAGAATTACTGACTTTCTTCAAGTCATCTACTTCCactgtaagagagagagaacaatagtTAGGCCTGTTTTGATTTAAACTTACAGTACTAATAAAGTGAACAGGTATAACGATCAATCAATATTGTTCAGTAAAAATGATTGTAGAAGATGGTGGGCTTACATGAAATACAGAGTTCCCGAAACAATGAATCCAAGAAACTTGAATAATGCACAGATCTTTCAAATTGAGTTATCTTTTCTTTCAGCAATTTTTCAAACTCTGTGAAGTCTTCTTTGGAAGATGGACACATGGCATCAATCCCAGTGACACTGTTTGAAGTGCTGCTCacacctgcaaaaaaaaatgtatatacacacacacacacatttaaaaaaaaaagaagatcagTTTGATGTCTCTTCTAAGGTCGTACAGAATCACAAAGGCAAAGTCcatttgtttgtggtgtgttgCTAGTAGTGCTAATACCATTGATGTAGTTCAAGGGCGTTTAAACTGGGTTTAATTGAGGGTGCTGAGATGACAGCAGTCACCAGAAATTAGACTACAGAAGTGTCACCATTACATAGTTAGTCCAGCAGGGAGCACTGGCAAGTTGATTTCTCAACTCTAAAATGTCCTGCTCAGTATGTGTATCGATTACGattcaaaaatgaataaagggCTCACTATCAAGATCAGCTGACACATCTTTAGATTTTTAAACTGTTGAATATCAGCATCAGTCTCAAAAATCCTGTATCGGTCAAGCTATAgatcatatactgtatgcacgCACACTTCATTTAAGCCTGCCACAACATGTTAAAGTTTTTTAGAAATACCTCTATGTTAAGATGTGATCAGGGCCTAGTCTACATACATGACAATTCAACAAACATATGAGCAAATTTAAATTAGTCAAAGGTTGCAGtaaatgaaatcaacagtatAACAACAGGGAAAgtattacattaaatatgaatcacATACTGTTGAGAAGATACAGTTTCAAATGTACAAAAAGGGAAGTGGTGTGTATCATGGAAGAACAAGACATTTGTGctatataaaaatgaaacatgggGAATTTTCCccactttttttctcctccatagGAAAGTTGATCCTGACTTACCAAAAGCATCTTTTGCTAGCTCCAAGTCGGCATCTTCCTGTAGTTTCTTCACTCTTAACTTCTCTGCTTGTTGTTCCTCAGGAGTGAGCTCTTCTTGCTGTAATACAACAGAtgcaacaaaatcaaattaTAAGCGATGACAGAAAGGACAACTGCTGTGTGTATTATATACAAACTATTAAAATCAGAaagggttaaaaataaataaaattaattaactaaATAAAACTCACGTCAGCCTGCAactctttttccttctgctcctgttgttttttctttagcctgttttctttctctttgatcTTCTCaattaactttttcttttcagaaacctTTGTCTCTGAAAAATTACAAGGATGGAACAGTCAAACACGtgaatttgcaaaaaaaaactaacaaacaagACAACTTAGTTATTCATTAATATACGATGAAGTGGAACGTTTTTACGAGAACACACCTGATTttgctgcagctgcttttttttcttcatcttcttcatcatcccAGTTGTCCTGCAAATAAAAGAGATGGATTAGGTTTATAATGCAGGTTACACAGCCAAGCTGTATTTAAAAATACTGACACAAATGttgattgttaaaaaataaGTAAGTTACTTGGAAagtttgtattatatatttaataatacatataatataacaaaaaatatcTATAATAATGAGGAAATAAACTTAAGACTTAAAAAGGTACAAACAGTGAAAGCATGCATGGCAAACGTAACGGAGAGACATAtctaaacacagaaacacacactgatttagGTGATTAAGCGTTCAGACAGGTTTCAATGTTATGAAACAACAGGTAAGGCTCAGTGATTCAAGTCCATCCAGATACAAGAACAGCATCAAATTTCAATGACAAAGTAGAGGTCTCATCAGAACTCAGTGAGATCTGAATGGCATGTAATAAATCTAACATTGGATTATCACTATACCAGCCAGACTTGACACCACTGCTCGTACTGGGGActgatccaaaaaaaacaagttcagaCATGTCATTTAGAGTCTGCCAAGTAGTCAGAGGTGTATTGCACTCTATTAATATCCTCATAATCATTTCAGTAACTGAAAtcctaaaaatacaaaacacaattcAAACTGTAAATGGAATAACTAACTCATCTTTACACgtaaaaaaaaggctgttgtATTTGAGCATACTGTAAATCCAACAATATCAATATATTCCATTTGGggttatatatgtttatttacatattagCTGTGTTTTTGCCACAGACGTGTGCTGAGTAAGACAATAGTCTGTAGCACAGAGGGGCATGAAATCATCACCATATGCGACAGAAAAACGGAACAATCGAAGAGGCCTCTGCTGGCACTTTCCCTGGGTGAATTATCTGAGGTTTCTGGACAGCAAACACGCCGCCACCACCTGTATGGCGGCATCAACTGAGCCCCAGTTTCCTGTCACACGCTCGGAAAGTTCTAGGCCTTAGTTTCTTGGGCTCGGAGTTGAGTCATCAACTCGGATGATTTCATCTGATTGTGGCTAGAGTTGGTTAGCAGGCTAACGCTCATGCCTCATGTGGCCGCTTTTGAACGTAAAGCCAAGCTGGAGGAATTCAGAACAAACGCTAATCGTACATAATCATTTAATGCAACCAACTTTGGATTATTATAGCCAGAGAGAGCCAAGTACTCCAACTTCAGCTGTCGGCGCCATCGTCGCATTTTCAAGCCGATACCGGAGCTAGCGTCTGTGCTAGCTGTGTGGCCCGGTTAACGTGTTAGCTTCAAGCTACGTTTTTCGAAAATTAGCCGAGAATTACACAGAAAACTGTCggtttccaaaataaaacaatcgaTATTAGCGTCCAGGAATTAAGTTTATTCAACAACCGTCGACTGGCGGGGATAACGGTGCCGTTACGTCAGTTTAGCAGCTTTAGCAGCTGAGTTAGTTCAGCCACATGAGTTAGCACGGAGCTAACACAGGCTCGGAGGGGTTGAAGCACGACATCACAGCCAACGCTTTGACCAAGATAACAGCTGGTTTAACTAAAAGACGGCTAACTTTATAAACCCCCCCCAAAACGACTTCTCGTGTTCGCGTACCTTAAcatcct
The Larimichthys crocea isolate SSNF chromosome VIII, L_crocea_2.0, whole genome shotgun sequence genome window above contains:
- the eif3jb gene encoding eukaryotic translation initiation factor 3 subunit J-B; its protein translation is MADWDAENFEPDEPIKKAAAMDKWEGEDEEEDVKDNWDDEEDEEKKAAAAKSETKVSEKKKLIEKIKEKENRLKKKQQEQKEKELQADQEELTPEEQQAEKLRVKKLQEDADLELAKDAFGVSSTSNSVTGIDAMCPSSKEDFTEFEKLLKEKITQFERSVHYSSFLDSLFRELCISLEVDDLKKVSNSLSVLLSEKQKQEKQNKGKKKKKGVVPGGGLKAQLRDDLDYAEFDGGYAQDYEDFM